DNA sequence from the Thunnus maccoyii chromosome 7, fThuMac1.1, whole genome shotgun sequence genome:
ACGACCACATCATGTCGGGACGCTCACCCTGGTGGTTGTTTATGTGGCGCCTGTACTCTCGCAGCTGAGTGAACTTCCTCCCACAGTGCTCGCACTCCCTCTCCAGGTTCTGCTTTACTCGGCCTTTCTTCCCGTGCGTGGCTTTCTTGACGTGCCTCCTGAACAGAGCCTTCTCAAAGAACTCCTTCCCACACACGTTACACCTGAGGAGACGAACGCAACATGATTTCTATGCTTTGACGTCAAGCTGTGTACAGACGGGTGTGCGTCAGGTGTGTCAGACTCACTTAAAAGGCTCCGCCACACTGTGCGACTTGACGTGGGAGTACCAGTCCTTCTTCCAGCTGTAGCATTTCCCGCACACCTGGCACTGGAAGGGCTTCAGGCCCATGTGCTTGTTCATGTGCTGCTGGAGATCTTTGGCTTCATAGAACCTTTTATCACAGCTGCAGGAGACAGGAAGTGGAGTGAGTAAATTCATTAAACCTCATCTTAGTTCACGCTTTGTCCCGTTGAATCATGTGTCATTAAAAGATGAACAGTTACTCACTGAGAACAAGCAAACGGACGCACGTCAGGTTTGGGCTGGTGCTTCTTCAGGTGTTTGCTCAGAGCAGACGCTCGATGGAAAGTTGCTCCACATGTGTTGCAGAGATACTTTGATTCACCTGTTgaagtgttttattgtatttggtGAAAACAGCCTCATATATCTGGTTTCATGAGAAATACAGTCAGTTcaccaaatttataaaaagCTTTCTCTCACTTGCAGATAGTTTTATTCACAcacaggttttgagatatctgtgCGGCATTTCTGCCACAACGGCAATACAATGCAGATGAATGGaagtttgtttgttgtgctcACAGCTTTGAAaaactaaattttaaaaattcaacagtTCCATCTCTTTCCAAAAACAACGGGCATCATGCAAGAAACACTTGTACGAGCGATCCGGGTCCGTCATATGAACCATGTGACTTGTTTGATTTCAGAATTGTAACGCCCTCGTCTGAATGAATTTCTAGTTTAATTGTGTTAGTTAAAtcaaccccccaaaaaacagatttaatgtAAAGTTCATATTTTGTTCAGCATGTCATCATTTATTGAGAGGTTTGACATGGTGTGGCGGGTTTAGTTCTGTAGTTAGTCACTGACAGCTGCCTCAGGGTCCATTCAGGTCCTCTGTTGCATCTGACGTTGTAACATCACCTGCTGTATAATattctctcatcctcctccatgACCGTCACCTCCTTTtgacctcctcctcccatctgaGTCATTGACTGCTTTGCTTTGGCTTATTTTTAGCATCTTGCTTGATGTTAAGTGTTCAGTTTACATCTGTCACTGTGCACAGTACGACACAGCTCTGCATTGTGAAATTAGTATTTTTGCTCTTGTATGATGTTAACAGGTGTGAAATTAGTATTTTTGCTCTTGTATGATGTTAACAGGTAACCTTATGTAGCAATATGTTTTTGTCAATAATGCAGGAATGGACCCTGTATTCAACATATATataatgctgatttttttttcaatgttgaGCACCATGAACAAAATTCTATTTGTCTCCATTTTAAAGGAGTAGTAGGAGAAATGTAATATGCTATAACTatgacaaattttaaaaaaactatcCGTTTAACTACATACTCTAAGttgtaagtgagaaaatgtgtttttttatttggatgaactgtccctttaagaaAAACAACCTTCAATCGTAGTCTGTACTGACCTGTATGGAGGCTGGTGTGCTCCTCCATGCTCCGCTTGCTCACAAAAGATTTCTTACAGAACTCACACTGGAACTGCTTGGTGACATCGTGCAGCGCTCTGTGCATCTTCAGGCTGTGTTTGTGGGCGAACGTCTTGCCGCAGACCTTGCAGGAGTGAGGCCGCACACCGGTGTGATTCAGCATGTGGATGCGCAGAGAGTAGAGCTTTGGTAAAGTCTTCCCGCAGATGTCGCACACGAATTCTCTTTTGGTGTGTGGCGATAAAGTCTTCTCATCCAGATCGCCGTCCGCCTTGCCCTCGGAGCTCTGTTCTACTAAGGGTTTGGTGACGGGGGCTCGCTGGCTGCTCTGCTGCTTGTGTCGGGCCAGGTGGGCGCGGAGCGAGGCGGCGTACTGGAACTCTTTACTACACAGCTAGAAgaaggacacacaaacacctgtCGGAACATTTTCACTGatgatattaataattaaaCGTGAGACGCTGACCAACACTAACACTTACGCTACACTTGTATCCACGAGCTTTCTCGTGTTTTAATGTGTGCATGATGAGAGAGTAGCGTCTTTGGAAGGACATGCCACACTCGGAGCACGTGTGCTCTCCGTCAGCAGCGCTCTCTGCTGGGGCTGGGTCCTGCTTGGTTCCGGTCTCTGGCTCTGCCACCTTTGTTCCAGCCTCCTCTGTGCTGAGCTCTCCTGTCGTCACGCTCTCCACCGCGCTGGCGTCTGGATCCGCCCCACACTCAGACACAGACTGTTCCTCCATTTGATTCTCCACTGGCTGCTTTGGAGGTCTACCCCTCTTCCCGGGCCTCGGGCCAACCTAAAAACAGGTCTGTGTTCAGTTTATCTAAACATTTCTTCACACTTAACAAAACACAGGATgaaaagaaatattatttatacacaatattcaataaaataaaatgatgtacCTTAGGGGTGGCAGCACGCGGTGGCGTTGAACCTTTCttgccctcctcttcctcttcaagCCCCATGTGTAGACGAGCATAACCCCCCTCAGCTATAGAGCGCTGCCGCAGTCGTCTTCTGTTGGGGTCATCTGACATCATCTCCTGTTTGTCTTCATGGCTTTCATCAGCGGAGggatcctcctcctcctgtggaATGAACTCCTCCACCTCTTTCTTCACTTTGGCTGGACGCCCTCGTTTCCGTTTCTGAGGAGTAGGCGTGAGCGGTGCCAGTGCTGATTCTCCTTTCTCCTGAGGCGCCGGCGCCGCCTCTGTCTGCAGCCCGACAGAGACGACCACAGATTCTAGTTTAGTGACCTCTGAGGGGCTCACTTTGTCTGGGTCCACATTTATAACAAAGGCTCCGGCTTCAGCGACCTGAGGCTGCTCCATCGCCAGACAGGCTGAAACCACAGCGAGGGACTCACTGGCTCCAGCCTGTCCACTGTGGGTGACCACAGTCATGGTCTCCCCCGCCATTCCTTCTGCGCTGCCTGAAATAAGAGTGACCGTCTCTCCTGCCTCCGCCTGTCCGCTGTGAGTGATCAGAGTCACAGTCTCATTCTGCGCCGCCTCCCCTTCATGTactcctccatctccctccaCAGCCTGGGTGACGACTGTCATGGGCTGCTGAATGTACGCCTCTTTGGAGGGTTCAACAAAAGCTAAGGACTCCCCCGTTACAGTGACCCCACTGTGGGTGACCACCGCCCTGCCGTCACCCTGTATGGCCATCATGTACGCACCAGATTCTTCCTTTAAGCCCTCCTGAGAAGCTGGCTGGCTCGCCACCACGGTGTGGATGTCTCCTCTCTGATAGACCGTCAGCTTCTGTTCCTCCACCTGCTTATGCACAGACTCGCATATCTGCAGCACCTCCGTCATCAGCAAATGTCGGGCGAGGTTGGCAATATCTGCCATCACGCAGAAATTAAACGTAAGCATGGAAGTGTACGCGAAATCCAGCAGTGGTAGGAAGCTGGCTTTGGTGAAACCTGGAGAGAGAAGAATGGAGGTTAAAACTGAGCGACCGTGCAAAACATTCTGCTCTGAAatcaacaaaaccaaacacTCACCAGAGAGGTCAACCACAGCTTCATGGGTGGACACAGCCCCCTTCTCGAAAAAGAGCTCATTGAAGTATTCACTGCACGCTGCCAACACAGCTTTATGAGCACGGTACTCCTCTCCTTCAATCAGCAGCGTGATGTCACAGAACTGATTGCTGAGGCGCTGCTGGTTGAGTTTGTCCAACATGGTTTGGCTGTGTTTGGGCAGGAACTGATTCACCTCGCCCTTACTGTCCACCTGGAAAGCacaccaacaaaaacaaaaaaacaaaaatcaacaaatgctgcattaataaaacaatcaaataacCAAATTCACAGTTGTGATTTCTAAGTCTGTGATACTTACAAAGACTAGCTCATGCTTGGCCATCGTCTTGGCCAACTTGGATCTTGGCTGACAAGATGCATCAGTGAAGATTAAACTAtcatctccctcttcttcctcctcttcctcgtcctcGTCATTCGCGTTGGCAGCCGCCCTGCGTCTCCCCGGCCGGGCCAACAGTCGCGCTCCAGAACCATCGTCTGCACTCCTCCTGCTCTGACACTGAGCACACTCTCTGATGTggtctttcacatttttcagaaTGCCTGAGggcgtttaaaaaaaaaaagacacgtCATTCACTTGTAATAAAACCACCATCATAAACTGCTCCAGTCACAATGACAACAGTGTTTCCTGTTTACATACACTCAGTTGACTAGAGATAACAGATAGAATAGATAGATATTCTGCCcaataaacagtttaaaactCATAATATTCAACTTAATACCACACAATACTATGCAAACCAGCACATTTTggtattaaaacattatttgcaAATACTATTTTTATCCTGcataaaaatcagtgtgtgaatgcagTCTGAATGGTGCATTCACGTGCAATAAGGCACTATTATTTAGCACTGAAGTTCAATACTAAGTCTCGTTATCTTATTCATCACTTGAAATTAAGTCTAAGCACTAGTTGGATTATAATTAATCATATAAGTTAAAAACATGACTCTTTAAATAACTATCCACTAGATGGTGACGAAGAGCAGCTCTGTGCAGTGATGGGTGGTGtaacttatatttatatttacaccAACTCTTCGCCTGATTTAATGGCATCACAGTAACTATGTGAACTTCTTGCAGCTCAGCCTTGTCGTCTCACCTCTCCACCAGTACTTGTAAGAAATGGACTCCCAGGTGAGCTGCTGGTTGAGATGCTCCCCTGATCCGGTGATGTGCGCCTGGTTGATGAGTTCCCTCCTCCGGCCGTCCTGCAGCACCACCTCCAGCTCCGTGAAGTCATTCTGGCCCTTTAGTCGACGTTGATAAAACAAAGTCCCGTTTCTCACAACGTAGCAAGTTGCCGCTTTGCGTATTTTCCTCTTGGTGTTGCCAGGCGTCCCCGGCGCGTACGGCTCCCGTTCATCCGTCAGATAGCGTATGATGGCCAAGTAGCTTTCTTCACTCGACATGGCTCAGCGGACCCGCGTTTTTCACGCTAATTGACGGATTGATCTCGAAGAGCAGGGCCCTCTTCGGACGTGTAAAATTAAGATATCAATTTTATACGGCGCTCAGATAGTAGATAACGTGAAACAGAAATGccacaacaacatttcaaattgttttactAAGGTGGAACTGCAGTTCGTAACCGTCAGGGTAGACTTGCCCGAACAGACAAAATGGCTGCTGCACAACCGGATTTTGCGTCAGCGAAGGCGGAAGCGCGTCGTGAACTTAACTTACCACAAGAGGGCGCAATGCCCACATTTATAACTATATCTCATATTCATGTTTAAGAACAAAAAgaggatttttattttattttaaaattacacaaacaaacGCAGGGAGGTCTTCGCATTCTGCATATttaggaggagagggagaaaatagGTTATATAGAAAGATTTACATTCAAATAATTTCAGTCAGTATTATGTTACTTAGTTTTAGGCTATTGTAATGAATTAATGGGTTTTGAGGTACctggtttattttttgtttagtttgaagatatatatatactcaCTTAGCCTAGGCCTGTATATTCACTCTGTGACTGTTACACTCGTGCTCAAAGTTTGTAGGAGGTTAATTAGATTTAACCAGGTTTCCCATCCATTATGTATGGGTTAAATAAAGAAATGCTTCAGAACCTACTGTAAAGGTAAACTAATTTGGAGGCAGCGTTTTGGCTACACAGTGGTTCAGTAAAAGTGTGTAGTGACTCGTCAAGTAACATAAATTAGCATAGTTTTGTTTCTAGTTTTTGCTCTCACCATCCCTATGCAGAAAGTTCACTCCAGCAATGTGTCATTTGAGGCTTCTGTGTCATTCAACTTACAGCAGCTGTGATGACTTAGTTTCCTTTCATGTGctagggttaggttaaggttaggttaggttagggttgaGGTTAGGTTACGCTACACATTCAATCATACTAACTGCTCACTTACAAACATGTTACGTTGTTTGGAGACAGCACAGGCTGCCTCGACTTGGCTCCTGTGTAACCTTTTATTTGAAAGCATGTCCACTTGAATTTAAGGTTTAAGGTAGCAGTTTATATTTCTGACCTCTTCAGcccttacttacttacttactctACCTCCAAGAGCCTAAAATTATTTCCTCAGATCCTCCTTTTCACTGTCCCAGTTTAAATCTGGGCATAATCAAGCATTTCCCATTGTTGCTCCAGGGCTGTGTTTACCTGTGACTGTTTTCCATCACTATGGATCCTGtcttaagacttttttttactgcCTTGCTTTTAGTctacacaaatattttatattataaagtGTGCACTATTAATTAAGTTGACTTGAGGTGATTTATGTTATATAGGTTTTACTTTCTTGTTTCTTAGTGATGAAACGTGTGAGTTAAGTGAGATGAAGTTTTGTCTCACTTTCTATATGAAAAGTATGTGATATTTAAGTATGACAGTGGGTTACCTGAAAAACACACCTCAAAGTGCACATGTGGACACATTATCTTATCAGTCTCCTCTCACTGAGCAAAAGCAATGTTATGACAGACCACATGAAAATCAGCTTTGCAGCatgaatgtctgtctgtcagggaCACAGGCCTAGTTTTACATAATCAGCTTGACAGAAGCTAACCTTCTCAATAGTGGAGATAAGTCTTTTATCTGAGTCTACTGTACACAACACATTCCACATGAGCCTCAGTTATGGGTACAAGCATCCTGAGTGTCACTTATCACCTTGTGTCTTTAGATAAAAGTCTTTCCAACAGACCAGCTATCTGAGATTTGTAAGAGCTGAGATAAAAGtgatattaaaatttaaaaaacaacatattttatcattttcattcatgccTACATGATCTGATCCAATAATGAtacttcttgtttttattgacatcTGAGGGGAAattccatttttgttttaatatcacAACATTAAG
Encoded proteins:
- the zbtb11 gene encoding zinc finger and BTB domain-containing protein 11 — protein: MSSEESYLAIIRYLTDEREPYAPGTPGNTKRKIRKAATCYVVRNGTLFYQRRLKGQNDFTELEVVLQDGRRRELINQAHITGSGEHLNQQLTWESISYKYWWRGILKNVKDHIRECAQCQSRRSADDGSGARLLARPGRRRAAANANDEDEEEEEEEGDDSLIFTDASCQPRSKLAKTMAKHELVFVDSKGEVNQFLPKHSQTMLDKLNQQRLSNQFCDITLLIEGEEYRAHKAVLAACSEYFNELFFEKGAVSTHEAVVDLSGFTKASFLPLLDFAYTSMLTFNFCVMADIANLARHLLMTEVLQICESVHKQVEEQKLTVYQRGDIHTVVASQPASQEGLKEESGAYMMAIQGDGRAVVTHSGVTVTGESLAFVEPSKEAYIQQPMTVVTQAVEGDGGVHEGEAAQNETVTLITHSGQAEAGETVTLISGSAEGMAGETMTVVTHSGQAGASESLAVVSACLAMEQPQVAEAGAFVINVDPDKVSPSEVTKLESVVVSVGLQTEAAPAPQEKGESALAPLTPTPQKRKRGRPAKVKKEVEEFIPQEEEDPSADESHEDKQEMMSDDPNRRRLRQRSIAEGGYARLHMGLEEEEEGKKGSTPPRAATPKVGPRPGKRGRPPKQPVENQMEEQSVSECGADPDASAVESVTTGELSTEEAGTKVAEPETGTKQDPAPAESAADGEHTCSECGMSFQRRYSLIMHTLKHEKARGYKCSLCSKEFQYAASLRAHLARHKQQSSQRAPVTKPLVEQSSEGKADGDLDEKTLSPHTKREFVCDICGKTLPKLYSLRIHMLNHTGVRPHSCKVCGKTFAHKHSLKMHRALHDVTKQFQCEFCKKSFVSKRSMEEHTSLHTGESKYLCNTCGATFHRASALSKHLKKHQPKPDVRPFACSHCDKRFYEAKDLQQHMNKHMGLKPFQCQVCGKCYSWKKDWYSHVKSHSVAEPFKCNVCGKEFFEKALFRRHVKKATHGKKGRVKQNLERECEHCGRKFTQLREYRRHINNHQGVKPFECLTCGVAWADARSLKRHVRTHTGERPYVCPMCQEAHIDARTLRKHMAKYHVDNLPGKIMLEKDTLQFHNQGTQVEHAVSILASDLPPELRPAQQMPPEEIETVLITEETVEAVQAVQAVNDGSMATLSDQGIMQVVNYVLAQQAITGTKLEENATEEIQTMEVEVAHVAEVE